The Salvia miltiorrhiza cultivar Shanhuang (shh) chromosome 1, IMPLAD_Smil_shh, whole genome shotgun sequence genome has a window encoding:
- the LOC131008855 gene encoding uncharacterized protein LOC131008855, whose product MASLSPFPQVSNNYVSCHVLPGSRPSPTASVVSPVDASPLRLGGPTSAMPPLEQFIGKGQSKAQQSSRSFADTLKQTKGSRQADVPAYDYTVLQPSLVNDKPCLIISEGFHQRQVRSFSHALHGRIILRKGDRPHFAADLHVELQQLWKPDLSWEIIPLGKGYFTLKFSSAQDMALAFAKNTWKLRPGILHLQTWVPNFDPYKDSSTKAQVWIRVFNLPHEYWHPEVLSGIARHVGAPIVIDGLSAHASVGHFARILVEMDVSKAVPDFFDVKCGDRVFVLEFGYEDLPYYCHSCCVVGHATTSCRRSKEGMNDTEGQPAGKGTDPAPVQQHRSK is encoded by the coding sequence ATGGCTTCCCTCTCACCGTTCCCGCAGGTCTCAAATAACTACGTCTCTTGTCACGTTTTGCCTGGTTCTCGGCCTTCTCCTACGGCCAGCGTCGTCTCTCCGGTGGACGCCTCCCCTCTTCGGCTTGGGGGGCCGACCTCGGCTATGCCGCCACTGGAACAGTTCATCGGGAAGGGTCAATCTAAAGCTCAGCAATCCAGTCGATCTTTTGCGGATACTCTCAAACAGACGAAGGGAAGTCGGCAAGCTGATGTTCCTGCCTATGACTACACGGTTCTACAGCCTTCTTTGGTCAATGATAAACCCTGTCTTATCATTTCGGAAGGGTTCCATCAACGACAAGTGCGATCATTCTCTCATGCCCTGCATGGCCGGATTATCCTTCGCAAGGGGGATCGTCCTCATTTTGCTGCTGATTTGCATGTCGAGTTACAGCAGTTATGGAAGCCGGATTTATCTTGGGAAATTATTCCTCTGGGTAAAGGTTACTTCACCCTGAAATTCTCCTCTGCGCAAGATATGGCGCTGGCTTTCGCTAAAAATACATGGAAATTACGTCCGGGCATCTTGCATTTGCAGACTTGGGTCCCAAATTTTGATCCATACAAGGATTCATCCACTAAAGCACAAGTTTGGATTCGTGTTTTTAATTTACCTCACGAGTATTGGCATCCGGAGGTGCTTTCTGGTATTGCTAGACACGTAGGGGCACCAATTGTTATTGATGGTTTATCTGCTCATGCTTCTGTGGGTCATTTTGCGCGTATTTTGGTTGAGATGGATGTCTCCAAGGCTGTGCCTGATTTTTTTGATGTCAAATGTGGGGATCGGGTTTTTGTTCTCGAATTTGGATATGAAGACCTCCCATATTATTGTCACTCTTGTTGTGTTGTTGGCCATGCTACTACCTCTTGCAGGAGATCTAAAGAGGGGATGAATGATACTGAGGGTCAGCCCGCTGGCAAAGGTACTGACCCAGCCCCTGTTCAGCAACATCGCTCCAAATAG